From Laspinema palackyanum D2c, the proteins below share one genomic window:
- the purL gene encoding phosphoribosylformylglycinamidine synthase subunit PurL, with product MSAISNAPFSPEEIAAESLKPAEYEEIVKRLGRHPNKAELGMFGVMWSEHCCYKNSRPLLKQFPTTGDRILVGPGENAGVIDCGDGLRLAFKIESHNHPSAIEPFQGAATGVGGILRDIFTMGARPIALLNSLRFGNIEDPRTRRIFTGVVEGISHYGNCLIKSETLIWRDKNGVHFDTIGNFVESHLPPNQTTAELDPSAGIETLSLEPNTQQSCWQPVRRVFKRCATNLITIRTALGRTLTMTPDHPMCILEEGIWQTRNADSLKQGDLLPILINMPSPQTESTGEVPALDLLDALDDRYLGNQDVYVALPPKWQISTEIRDALCSIEPSPVNRHRYLSKGILPLPYFLKLEPLLDVSRSSIRLYRRSGKANYMNAIIQPDETFARLLGYYLSEGCVSENGKTYKIIFTFGLHESEYVHDVMDGLKTLGLRPCVETRESTIAVYATSWLLGYLLKEVWQCGSDASHKALPDFIFQWPRSLQREALKGLLRGDGSLTTKTHGNHAKISFATTSHKLFEQVTLLMQSFGAIPLIYQQPAKETNIQGRIYQRKALWQMEVCNVYGLTALADVFGEERNAELATALERYNGTKYSFPRYSISNELAFVQIKSIETNAVEECDVYDIEVDNTHLFVTTSGIVTHNCVGVPTVGGEVYFDRAYTGNPLVNVMALGIMETPEIVKSGASGVGNPVLYVGSTTGRDGMGGASFASAELTDKSADDRPAVQVGDPFLEKSLIEACLEAFNTGAVVAAQDMGAAGITCSTSEMAAKGNLGIELDLDLIPVRETGMVPYEFLLSESQERMLFVAHKGREQELIEIFHRWGLQAVIAGTVIAEPIVRILHQGGVAAEIPCRALAEDTPIYDRQLMAEPPEYAQKAWQWTPATLPPCTAEGIEIQGKSQTWTEILLQLLDTPTIASKRWVYRQYDHQVQNNTVLLPGGGDAAVVRLRPQEPLSSTPATHRGVAATVDCNSRYVYLDPYEGAKAVVAEAARNLSCVGAEPIAVTDNLNFGSPEKPVGYWQLASACKGISEACTEFSTPVTGGNVSLYNETLDAKGEPTPIYPTPVIGMVGLIPDISQVCGQGWRNPGDVIYLLGLPIAAITPNVSLGGSEYLAAIHEIVAGKPPVVDYQVERQVQATCREGIRQGWIQSAHDSAEGGLVVALAESCIGGNLGAKITLNVDAAGVSRWDEILFAEGGARIVVSVSLEQVENWESYLQQHLAGNWQKIGEVSEIQTGLIVNSDVNLPLIDVSMADMRDRWSNAIERRLSASPNLPG from the coding sequence ATGTCTGCAATCTCAAACGCCCCCTTTTCTCCGGAAGAAATCGCTGCCGAAAGTCTGAAACCGGCAGAATATGAAGAAATCGTCAAACGCCTAGGACGTCATCCCAATAAAGCAGAATTGGGAATGTTTGGCGTGATGTGGTCCGAACACTGTTGTTATAAGAACTCCCGTCCCCTGCTGAAACAGTTTCCCACCACCGGCGATCGCATCCTAGTCGGTCCTGGAGAAAATGCCGGGGTGATAGACTGCGGAGACGGTTTGCGCCTCGCCTTCAAAATCGAATCCCATAACCACCCCTCGGCGATCGAACCCTTCCAAGGTGCAGCCACCGGCGTTGGCGGTATCCTCCGAGATATCTTTACAATGGGTGCACGCCCGATCGCCCTTCTCAACTCCCTCCGCTTCGGAAATATCGAAGACCCCCGCACTCGCCGCATCTTCACCGGCGTTGTAGAAGGGATCAGCCATTACGGAAACTGCTTGATCAAGAGCGAAACCCTAATCTGGCGGGATAAAAATGGCGTTCATTTCGATACCATCGGCAACTTTGTCGAATCCCATTTACCCCCAAATCAAACCACCGCAGAACTTGATCCCAGCGCTGGCATTGAAACCCTCTCTCTGGAACCTAATACCCAGCAGAGTTGCTGGCAACCCGTTCGCCGCGTCTTCAAACGATGCGCCACCAACTTAATTACCATCCGCACAGCATTGGGTCGGACCCTAACCATGACCCCGGATCATCCGATGTGCATTTTAGAAGAGGGAATCTGGCAGACTCGCAATGCCGACAGCTTAAAGCAGGGGGATCTTCTTCCCATCCTGATCAATATGCCCTCCCCCCAGACAGAATCCACTGGGGAAGTTCCCGCCTTGGATCTGCTGGATGCCTTAGACGATCGCTACCTCGGAAATCAAGACGTTTACGTTGCTCTCCCTCCAAAGTGGCAGATTTCCACCGAAATCCGTGATGCCTTGTGTTCCATCGAACCTTCCCCCGTTAATCGGCATCGATACCTCAGCAAAGGCATATTACCCCTGCCCTATTTTCTCAAATTAGAACCCCTCCTCGACGTATCGCGCAGTAGCATCCGCCTCTATCGGCGCAGCGGCAAAGCTAACTACATGAATGCCATCATTCAGCCGGATGAAACATTTGCACGCTTACTCGGCTACTACCTCTCGGAAGGCTGCGTTTCTGAAAATGGCAAGACCTATAAAATAATTTTCACCTTTGGTCTCCATGAAAGCGAATATGTTCATGATGTCATGGATGGACTCAAAACCCTCGGACTGCGCCCCTGCGTCGAAACCCGGGAGTCTACGATCGCCGTTTATGCCACATCCTGGCTATTAGGTTATCTCTTAAAAGAAGTATGGCAATGTGGCAGTGACGCCAGTCATAAAGCCTTACCCGATTTTATCTTCCAATGGCCTCGTTCTTTACAGCGTGAGGCACTCAAAGGCTTGTTACGCGGCGATGGTTCTTTAACCACCAAAACTCATGGCAATCATGCCAAAATTAGCTTTGCCACGACCAGCCATAAACTGTTTGAGCAAGTAACTTTGCTGATGCAGAGCTTCGGCGCTATTCCGCTAATCTATCAGCAACCCGCCAAAGAAACCAATATTCAAGGCCGCATCTATCAGCGTAAAGCCTTATGGCAAATGGAAGTTTGCAATGTCTACGGACTCACCGCATTAGCTGATGTTTTTGGAGAAGAACGCAACGCCGAATTAGCTACAGCGTTGGAACGTTATAACGGGACAAAATATTCATTCCCCCGTTATTCCATCTCCAATGAACTCGCATTTGTCCAAATTAAGAGCATTGAAACGAATGCGGTTGAAGAATGCGATGTCTACGATATTGAAGTGGACAACACTCATCTGTTTGTGACCACCTCCGGCATTGTCACCCATAACTGTGTTGGGGTGCCCACAGTTGGGGGCGAAGTGTACTTCGATCGCGCCTATACCGGCAATCCCCTCGTCAATGTCATGGCATTAGGGATTATGGAAACCCCGGAAATTGTCAAATCCGGTGCTTCCGGTGTCGGTAATCCCGTCCTCTATGTCGGTTCTACCACCGGCAGAGATGGCATGGGAGGGGCAAGTTTCGCCAGTGCAGAACTCACCGATAAATCCGCAGACGATCGCCCTGCCGTCCAAGTCGGTGACCCCTTCCTAGAAAAATCCCTCATCGAAGCCTGTTTAGAAGCCTTCAACACGGGCGCAGTGGTTGCCGCGCAGGATATGGGTGCTGCGGGAATTACTTGTTCCACCTCAGAAATGGCAGCGAAAGGTAATCTCGGCATTGAACTGGATTTAGACTTAATTCCCGTCCGAGAAACCGGCATGGTTCCCTACGAGTTCCTCCTCTCCGAATCCCAGGAACGGATGCTGTTTGTGGCACACAAGGGACGGGAACAAGAACTGATTGAGATTTTCCATCGTTGGGGACTGCAAGCAGTAATTGCCGGGACGGTGATTGCTGAACCGATTGTGCGGATTCTCCATCAAGGAGGAGTTGCCGCAGAAATCCCCTGTCGCGCTTTAGCGGAAGATACCCCCATTTACGATCGCCAGTTAATGGCAGAACCTCCAGAATATGCCCAAAAAGCATGGCAATGGACTCCCGCTACCCTTCCCCCTTGCACCGCAGAAGGCATCGAAATCCAAGGCAAGTCCCAGACTTGGACTGAGATTTTACTGCAATTGTTAGATACTCCCACCATTGCCTCAAAGCGGTGGGTATATCGGCAATACGATCATCAGGTGCAGAATAATACCGTCTTGTTGCCTGGAGGGGGAGATGCAGCAGTCGTTCGGTTACGTCCCCAAGAACCCCTCTCCTCCACTCCTGCAACTCATCGCGGGGTTGCCGCTACCGTCGATTGCAATTCCCGGTATGTGTATCTGGACCCCTACGAAGGGGCAAAGGCAGTGGTGGCAGAAGCTGCCCGCAATTTAAGCTGTGTCGGTGCCGAACCCATTGCGGTGACGGATAATCTCAATTTCGGCAGTCCCGAAAAACCTGTCGGCTATTGGCAGTTAGCATCCGCTTGTAAAGGCATTTCTGAAGCTTGTACCGAGTTTTCTACTCCCGTAACTGGGGGGAATGTCTCTCTGTACAATGAAACCCTCGATGCCAAGGGAGAACCGACGCCGATTTATCCCACCCCAGTGATTGGCATGGTGGGGTTGATTCCCGATATTAGCCAAGTTTGTGGACAAGGGTGGCGCAATCCCGGGGATGTGATTTATCTATTAGGATTACCTATTGCTGCGATTACCCCGAATGTTTCTTTAGGCGGTTCGGAATATTTAGCCGCTATTCACGAGATAGTTGCTGGTAAACCGCCCGTGGTGGATTATCAGGTGGAACGACAAGTCCAAGCCACCTGTCGGGAAGGGATTCGCCAAGGGTGGATACAATCAGCCCACGATTCAGCGGAAGGGGGCTTAGTGGTGGCTTTGGCTGAATCCTGTATTGGCGGGAATTTAGGGGCGAAAATTACCCTGAATGTTGATGCAGCAGGCGTCTCGCGCTGGGATGAAATTTTATTTGCCGAAGGCGGTGCTCGAATTGTAGTCTCCGTGTCTCTAGAACAGGTGGAAAACTGGGAATCTTATTTACAACAGCACTTGGCAGGAAATTGGCAGAAAATTGGGGAAGTATCGGAAATCCAGACAGGTTTAATCGTTAATTCCGATGTTAACCTTCCCTTAATTGACGTTAGTATGGCAGATATGCGCGATCGCTGGTCCAATGCCATCGAACGTCGCCTATCTGCATCCCCAAACCTTCCCGGTTGA
- the purF gene encoding amidophosphoribosyltransferase has protein sequence MIPNHPLSSDEHYPASAESLSEPTEVNPAVSNRPDKPEEACGVFGVYAPGEDVAKMTYFGLYALQHRGQESAGIATFDSNAQVHLHKGMGLVSQVFNETILGELPGHLAVGHTRYSTTGTSRVVNAQPAIVQTRLGPLALAHNGNLVNTASLGQELIDQKCNLITTTDSEMIAWAIGLEVDKGKDWLDAAISAFHRCKGAYSLAIATPTGIMGARDPNGIRPLVIGTLEGTPTRYVLASETCGLDIIGAEYLRDVEPGELVWIGEEGLASFHWSQESQRKLCIFEMIYFARPDSIMCNESLYSYRLQLGRQLAKESPADVDIVIGVPDSGIPAAIGFSQTSGIPYAEGLIKNRYVGRTFIQPTQHMRESGIKMKLNPLKDVLVGKKVLMVDDSIVRGTTSRKIVKALRDAGATEVHMRISSPPVTHPCFYGIDTDSQDQLIAATKSVAEIEAQIEVDSLAYLSWEGMLIATGEDPSRFCSACFTGDYPIQIPDPVKRSKLIMEKALSSTPAG, from the coding sequence ATGATCCCCAATCATCCCTTGTCCTCTGACGAGCATTATCCTGCATCCGCAGAGTCTTTGAGCGAACCCACTGAGGTTAACCCTGCTGTGTCCAACCGCCCGGATAAACCGGAAGAAGCCTGTGGCGTGTTTGGAGTTTATGCTCCCGGTGAAGATGTGGCAAAAATGACCTATTTTGGCCTTTATGCCCTTCAGCATCGGGGTCAAGAATCCGCTGGAATTGCGACGTTTGATAGTAATGCCCAAGTTCATTTGCATAAAGGCATGGGGCTAGTCTCTCAAGTCTTTAATGAGACGATTCTGGGGGAATTACCCGGACATTTGGCGGTGGGACATACCCGGTATTCGACGACGGGAACCAGTCGGGTGGTAAATGCTCAACCGGCGATCGTCCAGACTCGGTTAGGTCCTTTGGCCTTAGCACATAATGGTAATCTTGTCAATACGGCAAGTCTGGGTCAAGAGTTGATCGACCAAAAGTGCAACCTGATCACGACAACGGATTCTGAAATGATTGCTTGGGCGATCGGGTTGGAAGTGGACAAGGGTAAAGATTGGTTAGATGCTGCTATCAGTGCCTTTCATCGCTGTAAGGGAGCCTATAGCTTGGCGATCGCCACCCCCACAGGCATCATGGGAGCCCGGGACCCCAACGGCATTCGTCCCCTGGTGATTGGTACCTTAGAGGGTACTCCTACCCGCTATGTTCTGGCATCGGAAACCTGTGGATTAGACATCATTGGTGCAGAATACCTGCGCGATGTAGAACCCGGAGAGTTAGTCTGGATTGGGGAAGAAGGATTAGCCTCTTTCCATTGGAGTCAAGAATCCCAGCGCAAACTTTGTATCTTTGAGATGATATACTTTGCGCGACCCGATAGCATCATGTGCAATGAATCCTTGTATAGCTATCGCCTGCAACTGGGACGACAACTGGCGAAAGAATCTCCCGCTGATGTGGATATCGTCATCGGCGTTCCCGACTCCGGCATTCCGGCGGCGATCGGTTTTTCCCAGACATCGGGCATTCCCTACGCTGAGGGACTGATTAAAAACCGTTATGTTGGGCGCACCTTCATCCAACCCACTCAACACATGAGGGAGTCCGGGATTAAGATGAAGCTCAACCCCCTCAAAGATGTCCTCGTCGGCAAAAAAGTCTTAATGGTGGATGATTCCATCGTGCGGGGTACTACCAGCCGCAAAATCGTCAAAGCCTTGCGGGATGCCGGTGCAACGGAAGTGCACATGAGGATTTCCTCCCCACCTGTGACGCATCCCTGCTTCTATGGCATTGATACCGACAGTCAGGATCAACTGATTGCCGCGACAAAATCCGTAGCAGAGATTGAAGCACAAATCGAAGTAGACTCCCTCGCTTATTTGAGTTGGGAAGGAATGCTGATTGCTACGGGAGAAGACCCCAGTCGTTTCTGTTCCGCCTGTTTCACGGGAGATTATCCGATTCAAATCCCTGATCCGGTGAAACGTTCTAAGCTGATTATGGAGAAGGCTCTTTCTTCTACCCCCGCAGGCTAA
- a CDS encoding DnaJ C-terminal domain-containing protein yields the protein MAATDFKDYYAILGVSKTASVDEIKKAFRKLARKYHPDMNPGNAQAEAKFKEVSEAYEVLGDTDKRKKYDQFGQYWRQADGAAGAGWPPGGGNVDFGGFDFSQFSSFDDFINALLGRAGGPGAGRARPGGGNYNYRNARSTSTSGFGGFEDFASGFGGDRTPAGGTSADRESSITLTFSEAFQGTQKRLNLGTEAIEVRIPAGAKPGTRIRVRGKGLVNSHNQQRGDLYLKVEIQPHSFFQFEGDNLVCEVPVAPDEAVLGATIEIPTPDGTVKMNVPAGIRSGQTLRLKGKGWKTAKGDRTDQLVRIAIAPPKDLNSTEKDLYEKIRNARHYNPRSHLQSVQL from the coding sequence ATGGCTGCGACCGACTTCAAGGACTACTATGCAATTCTAGGAGTCAGTAAAACCGCAAGTGTTGATGAAATTAAGAAGGCTTTTCGTAAACTTGCTCGCAAATATCATCCGGATATGAATCCGGGAAATGCTCAGGCTGAGGCTAAGTTTAAGGAAGTTTCGGAAGCGTATGAAGTGCTCGGTGATACAGACAAGCGCAAAAAATACGACCAGTTCGGACAATATTGGCGACAAGCGGATGGTGCCGCAGGGGCGGGATGGCCCCCCGGTGGTGGGAATGTGGATTTTGGCGGGTTCGATTTTAGCCAATTCTCCAGCTTTGATGATTTTATAAATGCGTTGCTCGGTCGCGCCGGGGGACCTGGGGCGGGTCGCGCTCGTCCGGGAGGAGGCAATTATAATTATCGCAATGCTCGTTCGACTTCTACCAGTGGGTTTGGCGGGTTTGAGGATTTTGCGTCGGGGTTTGGAGGCGATCGCACCCCTGCTGGTGGGACCTCTGCGGACCGGGAAAGTAGTATTACTTTGACCTTTTCTGAGGCGTTTCAGGGGACCCAAAAGCGCTTAAATTTGGGGACGGAGGCGATCGAGGTCCGGATTCCCGCAGGGGCCAAACCGGGGACCCGGATTCGAGTCCGTGGCAAGGGTCTGGTCAATTCCCACAACCAACAACGGGGGGATTTGTACCTGAAGGTGGAAATCCAACCTCACTCATTTTTCCAGTTTGAGGGCGATAATCTCGTTTGCGAGGTCCCCGTGGCCCCGGATGAGGCGGTGTTGGGAGCAACTATTGAGATTCCTACTCCGGATGGGACGGTGAAAATGAATGTTCCGGCAGGAATTCGGTCGGGACAAACTTTGCGACTCAAAGGTAAAGGATGGAAAACGGCTAAGGGCGATCGCACGGATCAGTTGGTCAGAATTGCGATCGCCCCTCCCAAGGACCTTAATTCCACAGAAAAGGACCTCTACGAAAAGATTCGCAATGCCCGTCACTACAACCCCCGCAGTCATTTACAGTCGGTCCAATTGTAA
- a CDS encoding glucose-1-phosphate adenylyltransferase yields the protein MKKVLAIILGGGAGTRLYPLTKMRAKPAVPLAGKYRLIDIPVSNCINSDILKIYVLTQFNSASLNRHLARAYNFSGFSEGFVEVLAAQQTAENPTSWFQGTADAVRKYLWLFEEWDIDQYLILSGDHLYRMDYREFLQRHRETNADITLSVLPIDEKRASDFGLMKIDDNGRVVSFSEKPKGDALRQMAVDTTTLGLTPEEAQKTPYIASMGIYVFNKDVMATLLREAPDRTDFGKEIIPACSSEYNVQAYLFKGYWEDIGTMESFYDANLALTKQPHPPFSFYDEKAPIYTRPRYLPPTKLLDSHVTESIIGEGCILKECRIEHSVLGVRSRIEAGCLIQDSLIMGSDFYEPFAERQSGLQKGGVPLGIGSDTTIRRAIVDKNARIGRNVQIINKDHVEEANRESDGFYIRNGIVVVLKNAIITDGTVI from the coding sequence GTGAAAAAAGTCTTAGCCATTATTCTTGGAGGAGGCGCTGGCACCCGTCTCTACCCATTAACCAAGATGCGGGCCAAACCAGCCGTGCCACTGGCCGGGAAATATCGCCTGATCGATATTCCCGTGAGTAATTGTATTAACTCTGACATTCTCAAAATCTACGTTCTAACTCAATTCAACTCGGCTTCTTTAAACCGCCACCTTGCTCGTGCCTACAATTTCTCTGGCTTTAGCGAGGGATTTGTAGAGGTCCTCGCGGCCCAGCAAACAGCGGAAAATCCGACCAGTTGGTTCCAGGGTACTGCTGATGCGGTTCGCAAATATCTATGGCTGTTTGAAGAATGGGATATTGATCAATATTTGATTTTGTCCGGGGACCATCTTTATCGGATGGACTATCGCGAGTTTTTGCAACGCCATCGCGAAACTAATGCCGATATTACTCTCTCGGTATTACCGATTGATGAGAAACGGGCTTCAGATTTTGGTCTGATGAAAATAGACGACAATGGCCGGGTGGTTTCCTTTAGCGAAAAGCCAAAAGGAGATGCTTTGCGCCAAATGGCGGTAGATACAACAACGTTGGGTTTAACCCCAGAAGAAGCTCAAAAAACGCCTTACATTGCCTCAATGGGGATTTATGTCTTTAATAAAGATGTAATGGCGACGCTCCTGCGGGAAGCTCCCGATCGCACGGATTTTGGGAAGGAAATTATTCCCGCTTGCTCAAGCGAGTATAACGTTCAGGCGTACTTGTTTAAAGGGTACTGGGAAGATATCGGAACGATGGAATCGTTCTATGATGCTAATTTGGCCTTAACGAAGCAACCTCACCCACCGTTTAGCTTCTATGATGAAAAAGCGCCAATTTACACTCGTCCCCGGTATTTACCGCCGACTAAGTTATTAGATTCTCATGTCACAGAATCTATTATTGGGGAAGGCTGTATTCTGAAGGAATGTCGGATTGAACATTCGGTTTTAGGGGTGCGATCACGCATTGAAGCGGGCTGTTTAATTCAAGATAGCCTGATTATGGGTTCTGACTTCTACGAACCCTTTGCCGAACGCCAATCCGGTTTACAAAAAGGTGGGGTTCCCTTGGGAATTGGCTCGGATACGACAATTCGTCGCGCGATCGTTGATAAAAATGCTCGCATCGGTCGCAACGTACAAATTATCAATAAAGACCATGTGGAAGAGGCCAATCGCGAAAGTGATGGGTTCTATATCCGCAATGGAATTGTGGTGGTTTTGAAAAATGCCATCATTACGGATGGAACCGTGATTTAA
- the gshA gene encoding glutamate--cysteine ligase, translating into MLLSKGFEVEIYTGTPQGDIVGLSDKIVEALPRFMREPDNRNVEYTTPPLFRYEQLLCELVRPRQVLRQYLQTVGNYTLIPGSSLSLGRTDQFYRSDPHNPYHGFIENTYGTKVVTASVHINVGIDNPDLLMRACRLIHLEAPLYLALSAASPFLDGEVTGYHSTRWHLFPQVPATAPLFENHAHFIRWTEQQLETGVFQNVRHFWSSVRPNGDRRPYTLNRLELRICELVSDPIALLAISAFLEARLWQLIENPHLDPLELSLLPAQTRADDLIALTDANESAVAHRSLDAQLRHWQDGRTILARDWIEELYEEVLPTAKRHGFSCFLSPLKKILRFGNEAQRWLKSVDQGLDPRQVIQGAIASMSDQEAELEDKICQPWVA; encoded by the coding sequence ATGCTGCTATCGAAAGGCTTTGAGGTGGAAATTTATACCGGCACGCCCCAGGGAGATATTGTCGGACTCTCGGATAAAATTGTGGAGGCTCTCCCGCGCTTTATGCGGGAGCCCGATAACCGGAATGTGGAATATACGACTCCGCCCCTGTTTCGGTATGAGCAGTTGTTATGTGAATTGGTGCGCCCTCGGCAGGTCCTGCGGCAGTATCTCCAGACGGTGGGGAATTACACGTTAATTCCGGGTAGTAGCCTCTCTTTGGGTAGGACCGACCAGTTTTATCGTTCTGACCCTCATAACCCCTATCACGGGTTTATCGAGAACACTTATGGCACGAAAGTGGTAACGGCGAGTGTTCACATTAATGTAGGAATCGACAATCCGGATTTGCTGATGCGCGCTTGTCGGTTGATTCACCTGGAGGCCCCGTTGTATTTGGCTTTGAGTGCGGCCTCGCCGTTCCTGGATGGGGAAGTAACGGGCTATCACTCCACCCGGTGGCATCTGTTCCCGCAAGTCCCGGCAACGGCCCCGTTGTTTGAAAATCACGCTCATTTTATTCGGTGGACGGAGCAACAGTTAGAGACTGGGGTGTTTCAAAATGTCCGGCATTTCTGGAGTTCGGTCCGTCCCAATGGCGATCGCCGTCCTTACACCCTCAATCGCCTGGAATTGCGAATCTGTGAATTAGTCTCTGACCCGATCGCCTTACTTGCTATTTCCGCGTTCCTAGAGGCCCGTCTGTGGCAGTTGATTGAAAATCCCCACCTCGACCCCCTAGAACTGAGCTTGTTACCGGCACAAACTCGCGCTGATGACCTAATTGCCCTGACCGATGCCAATGAATCTGCTGTGGCTCACCGCAGTTTAGACGCGCAATTGCGCCACTGGCAAGATGGGAGAACGATTTTGGCCCGAGATTGGATTGAGGAACTCTATGAAGAAGTCTTGCCGACGGCGAAGAGACATGGATTTAGCTGTTTTCTCTCTCCCCTGAAAAAAATTCTGCGGTTCGGGAATGAAGCGCAACGGTGGTTAAAGTCGGTGGATCAGGGGCTGGACCCTCGCCAAGTGATTCAAGGGGCGATCGCCTCCATGAGCGACCAAGAGGCGGAATTGGAAGATAAAATCTGTCAGCCTTGGGTTGCCTGA
- a CDS encoding tRNA (cytidine(34)-2'-O)-methyltransferase, translating into MPQVVLVHPQIPPNTGNIARTCAATGTPLHLVGPLGFETSDRYLKRAGLDYWPYVDVHFHEDLAAFRAFHRQGGGRQLGFSARGADNYIEFEFQPNDWLLFGSETTGLSPELLEECDRTLYIPMTHPKVRSLNLSVSAALGLFEALRQLGQLH; encoded by the coding sequence ATGCCTCAAGTTGTTTTAGTTCATCCCCAAATTCCTCCCAATACGGGCAATATTGCCCGCACCTGTGCGGCGACGGGGACGCCGCTGCATTTAGTCGGTCCCTTGGGGTTTGAGACGAGCGATCGCTATCTCAAACGGGCGGGACTGGATTATTGGCCCTATGTCGATGTTCACTTCCATGAGGATTTAGCGGCGTTTCGGGCGTTTCACCGCCAGGGTGGAGGTCGTCAACTGGGGTTTAGCGCCCGAGGGGCGGATAATTACATTGAGTTTGAGTTTCAACCCAATGACTGGTTATTGTTTGGGTCAGAAACTACGGGGTTATCGCCAGAACTCCTGGAAGAGTGCGATCGCACCCTTTATATTCCCATGACTCATCCCAAGGTCCGCAGTCTGAATCTATCCGTCAGTGCCGCGTTAGGGCTATTTGAAGCGCTGCGCCAATTGGGTCAACTCCACTAA